A genomic region of Caulobacter vibrioides contains the following coding sequences:
- a CDS encoding DUF3297 family protein, which yields MSDTPPDRLSVNPDSPHYDAALLERGIGIRFKGVEKTNVEEYCISEKWVRVAAGKTLDRKGNPMTIKLQGDVEAYFRDTAEG from the coding sequence ATGAGCGACACGCCTCCCGACCGCCTCTCCGTCAATCCGGACAGCCCCCACTACGACGCGGCGCTGCTGGAACGTGGCATCGGCATCCGCTTCAAGGGCGTCGAGAAGACCAATGTCGAAGAGTACTGCATCAGCGAAAAGTGGGTGCGGGTCGCGGCCGGCAAGACCCTGGATCGCAAGGGCAATCCGATGACGATCAAGCTGCAGGGCGACGTCGAGGCCTATTTCCGCGACACGGCCGAGGGCTGA